The following proteins come from a genomic window of Xiphophorus couchianus chromosome 19, X_couchianus-1.0, whole genome shotgun sequence:
- the gpr135 gene encoding G-protein coupled receptor 135, producing the protein MDLPVSVALQSRTNYTADSVGPSITASPVEPRVVSIVTGLVTATTQTVVGTSGNLSALREQRDTDFGEVQPPSTTAVLSAVVAGNSALQGVAVAAQALVLLFIFLLSSLGNLAVVVVIIKHRQLRTVTNAFIMSLSLSDFLTAVLCLPFSFIMLFSKDGVWMFGDAFCVANGFFNTCFGIISTLTMTLISFDRYYAIVRQPQAKIGRQKATQLLAAVWLTAVVFSLPGYLLVRTTTGVHKHGFYHCMYVFHPGGSGVGTAYSICLIVVCYLLPFSLMCFCHYNICKTVRLSEIRVRPVTTYAYLLHFYSEMRTATTVLIMIVFIICCWGPYCLMGLVTAIWNYRFNPAMDTVAILMAWANGAINPLIYALRNPNIGMLLGRSRQEGYRTRNIAAYLSSQSRNREVRLNQAERIRDRYVSRAGPNNSRLSSSSPGKTGVVAAGGEVAMWACKNPAVFFCRDARHDTTPLPNTGGEMKTKTADTSL; encoded by the exons ATGGATTTACCTGTTAGCGTGGCCCTACAGTCCAGAACCAACTACACAGCCGACTCTGTGGGTCCGAGTATTACCGCCTCACCTGTGGAACCCAG GGTCGTTTCCATAGTAACCGGCCTGGTGACGGCCACCACGCAGACTGTTGTGGGAACATCGGGAAACCTGTCGGCCCTCCGGGAGCAGAGGGACACTGACTTCGGGGAGGTCCAGCCGCCGTCGACCACGGCGGTTCTGAGCGCCGTGGTCGCCGGGAACTCGGCTCTTCAGGGCGTGGCGGTCGCGGCTCAGGCTCTGGTGCTGCTCTTCATATTCCTCCTGTCCAGTCTGGGTAACTTGGCGGTGGTTGTAGTCATCATCAAACACAGACAGCTGCGAACGGTGACCAACGCCTTCATCATGTCGCTGTCGCTGTCGGACTTCCTAACAGCTGTGCTATGCCTCCCCTTCTCCTTCATCATGCTCTTCAGCAAAGATGGCGTCTGGATGTTCGGCGATGCCTTCTGCGTGGCCAACGGCTTCTTCAACACCTGCTTCGGGATTATCTCTACGCTCACCATGACGCTAATCTCCTTTGACAGGTACTACGCCATCGTCCGGCAGCCTCAGGCGAAGATCGGGCGCCAGAAAGCCACCCAGCTGCTGGCGGCCGTGTGGCTAACTGCGGTGGTTTTCTCGCTACCCGGGTACCTGCTGGTCCGAACCACAACAGGAGTCCATAAGCATGGGTTCTACCACTGCATGTACGTCTTCCACCCTGGAGGTTCCGGCGTAGGGACTGCATACAGCATCTGCCTGATTGTTGTGTGCTACCTGCTGCCGTTCTCCCTCATGTGCTTCTGCCACTACAACATCTGTAAAACGGTCCGGCTCTCCGAGATCCGGGTTCGGCCCGTCACCACCTATGCCTACCTGCTGCACTTCTACAGCGAGATGAGAACAGCCACCACGGTTCTGATCATGATCGTGTTCATCATCTGCTGCTGGGGGCCATACTGCCTGATGGGCCTGGTTACGGCCATCTGGAACTACAGGTTCAACCCGGCCATGGACACGGTCGCCATCTTGATGGCGTGGGCCAACGGCGCCATCAATCCCCTGATCTACGCCCTGAGGAACCCCAACATCGGCATGCTGTTGGGCCGCAGCCGACAGGAGGGCTACCGGACCAGAAACATTGCCGCCTACCTGTCCAGCCAGAGCCGGAACCGAGAGGTCCGGCTAAACCAGGCGGAGAGGATCAGGGACCGCTATGTGAGCCGAGCCGGGCCCAACAACAGCCGGCTGTCGAGTTCCAGTCCAGGAAAAACGGGAGTGGTCGCAGCAGGAGGAGAGGTGGCCATGTGGGCCTGCAAGAACCCGGCCGTGTTCTTCTGCAGGGACGCCCGGCACGACACAACACCGCTGCCAAACACAGGGGGggagatgaagacaaagacagcCGATACCAGCCTGTGA